The genomic window ATCATCAGCTTGGAAGGCTGAGGTTTTACCACTAAACTACACCCGCATGGTAAAAATAATTTTCATAAAAGAGCGGAAGACGAGATTCGAACTCGCGACCCCCACCTTGGCAAGGTGGTGTTCTACCACTGAACTACTTCCGCATATAAATGGCTGGGCTACCTGGGATCGAACCAGGGAATGACGGAATCAAAATCCGTTGCCTTACCGCTTGGCTATAGCCCAAAGTTGGTTGCGGGGGGCGGATTTGAACCACCGACCTTCGGGTTATGAGCCCGACGAGCTACCAGACTGCTCCACCCCGCGTCGTTATATTGCATTTGTACATTGCTTATTCACAAAGGAATTAAATATGGCGGAGGAAGAGGGATTCGAACCCCCGCGGGCTTTGACACCCCTGTCGGTTTTCAAGACCGATCCCTTCAGCCGGACTTGGGTATTCCTCCGTATAAAGTGGAGCCTAGCGGGATCGAACCGCTGACCTCCTGCGTGCAAAGCAGGCGCTCTCCCAGCTGAGCTAAGGCCCCATAAATCATGACGTATGTAAGTCGTAAGTGATTACCTTAGCGACATTTAATAATATAGCATATAAAAATCATAAGCACAAGGCTTTTTTAAAATTTTTATTGGAAACTCTTTCGTCTCTTTATTTTACCTATTAAAGAAATCTCATGCAAGTTTTGCCTACATGAGATTAAACATTTCATACATTGGCAGCATGATAATCAAAAATAAAAAGAAAATAAAACTACCAATGAAAAGAAATAATAGCGGCTGTACAGCCTGCAAACCTCGTTCGATTTTTTGATCAAGTTCTTCCAGTATCCAACTACTAAAGAACTGTAAATCAGATGCTAACTTACCCGTGCGACTTCCATTTTCAACGATAATGCGTAACTCCTCCATATAATATGGCTGTGTTTCTAAATAAACGGCAAGGCTGTAGCCGTCCTTTAAGGATTGATTTATTTGATTCGCTTCATCTTTGAAAAATGGCATGTAAGATTGTTTCTCAAAAATGAAAATCGCTTCATGAATCGACATCCCTGTCTGTAACAGTTTCCCTAATTGCAATGAGAAATAAAATGTGATTACTTGTCTTATCATTGTGTTAGTTGGCTTCCATTTCATTAGCAAACGTACCTTTTCATGTGGCGTTTGCTTTTGCACATATTTTCTAAACACAGCGTACATCATTATGGCGAAAAGAAGGAAGCTAGCTAAAATAATTGGAAGGTTTGTTAGGAAGGCAAAGAAATACTTAATAAAGCGTGGGGGTGTTTGATTCATTGTTACAAACAGTGATTGGAAATGAGGCACGATATAGAGATTTAATAAAACGAGGGCGACGATAGCACCAAACAGTAAAACAAGGGGATAGCGTACTAATTTCTGAAGCTGCAGGCTCGTTTGTAACCTTTTTTGATAAAGCTTGCTTGCTTCCATTAGTCCCTCTGCGGCCTTTCCCTGCTCTTCATAAAAGAAAATATACGATTGAACATCAAGTGGCAACTCCATATCCAATAGGCTGGAGGAAAGAGCCTCTCCTTTTGTTAACTTGTGCTCCATAAGTTGAATGATACGTTGCGTTTCTTTTGTTGATTGAACAGATAAAAAAGATAAAGCCTGTTCTGTACTATACCCACTCTGCAATAGTTCTCCTAATTTCATAATAAAGGAGATCTTCATTAACTTTGTCATACGTTTACGTTTTTTTATCATGGACTACCTCGTCTGACTTAAACGCATGCAAGTCTCGTCATCAATCATACCTATTGCCCATGCCTTTTTTGTGACAGTTAGAAACGGAGCTTGCAGCTGCACTCCATCCATCGCTTCCTTTAACTCTTTCCCTAGTAGCCAGTCAAATATAGCCATACGATTGCCTCCCTCTTTTTGTGTAACGAGCTTTTGATAAAGAATAGCTTGAATACACGAAAGGCTACTTTCTATCCCTAAATCCCTTAATCTTTCTAACGTTGAAAATGAATTTGTCACATGAAGGCTAGCAATAACAACATGACCAGTATTGGCAGCTTGGACAGCTATAGCTGCGGTTGCTTGATCTCGAATCTCACCAATCACGATAATGTCTGGGTCATGCCTTAAAATGGCCCTTAACGCATGTTTAAAAGAAAGACCACCCCTTGTTTGAATTTCAACTTGGGTCATGCCTTCAATCCGATGTTCAATAGGGTCTTCTACGGAAATAATTCGATAGCGTTGTTTTTCAACAAGTTGCTTTATGATGGAATAGATGGTTGTCGTTTTCCCTGAACCTGTTGAACCGGTTACTAGGACTAGTCCTGGTGTCGCATTTAACAGCTGATTAAAATGATGTTTGTCTTTCTTGAAAGGAGAAAGAGTTTGTAATGGTTGGAGGCTTGCGCTGTTCAAAATTCGAATGGCGATACTTTCTAAAGGGGTTGTAGGGAGGGTAGAGATTCTCATTGCAATGGGCGTTTCATTCCACTTGTATTCAAATGCCTTACTTTGTGAGTGCCTTCGTTCACTAATGTCCATTCCAACAACGTATTTAAAATGATTCGAAAGCTTTTT from Shouchella hunanensis includes these protein-coding regions:
- the comGB gene encoding competence type IV pilus assembly protein ComGB, which translates into the protein MIKKRKRMTKLMKISFIMKLGELLQSGYSTEQALSFLSVQSTKETQRIIQLMEHKLTKGEALSSSLLDMELPLDVQSYIFFYEEQGKAAEGLMEASKLYQKRLQTSLQLQKLVRYPLVLLFGAIVALVLLNLYIVPHFQSLFVTMNQTPPRFIKYFFAFLTNLPIILASFLLFAIMMYAVFRKYVQKQTPHEKVRLLMKWKPTNTMIRQVITFYFSLQLGKLLQTGMSIHEAIFIFEKQSYMPFFKDEANQINQSLKDGYSLAVYLETQPYYMEELRIIVENGSRTGKLASDLQFFSSWILEELDQKIERGLQAVQPLLFLFIGSFIFFLFLIIMLPMYEMFNLM
- a CDS encoding ATPase, T2SS/T4P/T4SS family encodes the protein MHIQTNTFISDALLIQALKVGATDVHLSPSNDGYCVYYRITGVMTFVQRISIEESKKLSNHFKYVVGMDISERRHSQSKAFEYKWNETPIAMRISTLPTTPLESIAIRILNSASLQPLQTLSPFKKDKHHFNQLLNATPGLVLVTGSTGSGKTTTIYSIIKQLVEKQRYRIISVEDPIEHRIEGMTQVEIQTRGGLSFKHALRAILRHDPDIIVIGEIRDQATAAIAVQAANTGHVVIASLHVTNSFSTLERLRDLGIESSLSCIQAILYQKLVTQKEGGNRMAIFDWLLGKELKEAMDGVQLQAPFLTVTKKAWAIGMIDDETCMRLSQTR